The following are from one region of the Microbacterium paraoxydans genome:
- a CDS encoding fatty acid desaturase family protein, with amino-acid sequence MSRTSSPTVTATLGPVRQTYAGNAEFPPLTRAYRDVQQVVKETGLLQRTPVFYTLIGAALVVAFAGCVAGFLLLGDSWFQLLIAAALGIVFTQVAFLAHEAAHRQILSTGPANFRLARVLAGIIGMSYHWWDSKHTRHHGNPNQVGKDPDIQVDTISFLEEDAAQSRGIVRLITRKQGWLFFPLLTLEGLNLHYLGLKHLMTRKNVKGRWIELGLIVLRFAVILVPLFLLLPVGMAFAFLGVQLAVFGVYMGASFAPNHKGMPVIAPDAKLDFFSKQVRTSRNIRGGWWVTGLMGGLNHQVEHHLFPNMSRLHLSKARGIVRDYCAANSIPYTETSLGQSYAIVIAYLNRVGLAARDPFDCPAAAQLRRA; translated from the coding sequence ATCTCCCGCACATCCTCCCCGACCGTCACCGCCACCCTCGGGCCGGTTCGTCAGACCTACGCCGGGAACGCCGAGTTCCCCCCGCTCACCCGGGCCTACCGCGATGTGCAGCAGGTCGTGAAGGAGACCGGGCTCCTGCAGCGCACTCCTGTGTTCTACACACTGATCGGCGCGGCCCTCGTCGTCGCCTTCGCCGGCTGCGTCGCGGGCTTCCTCCTCCTCGGTGACAGCTGGTTCCAGCTCCTCATCGCCGCCGCCCTCGGGATCGTCTTCACGCAGGTCGCCTTCCTCGCCCATGAGGCGGCGCACCGTCAGATCCTCTCCACGGGGCCGGCGAACTTCCGCCTGGCCCGCGTGCTCGCCGGCATCATCGGCATGAGCTATCACTGGTGGGACTCCAAGCACACCCGGCACCACGGCAACCCGAACCAGGTCGGCAAGGACCCCGACATCCAGGTCGATACCATCTCCTTCCTGGAGGAGGATGCGGCGCAGTCGCGTGGCATCGTCCGGCTCATCACGCGCAAGCAGGGGTGGCTCTTCTTCCCCCTCCTGACGCTCGAGGGGCTCAACCTGCACTACCTCGGTCTGAAGCACCTGATGACGAGGAAGAACGTGAAGGGGCGCTGGATCGAACTCGGTCTCATCGTCCTCCGGTTCGCCGTCATCCTCGTGCCGCTGTTCCTCTTGCTTCCCGTCGGCATGGCCTTCGCGTTCCTGGGTGTGCAGCTCGCGGTCTTCGGCGTCTACATGGGCGCATCCTTCGCCCCCAACCACAAGGGAATGCCGGTCATCGCTCCCGACGCGAAGCTCGACTTCTTCTCGAAGCAGGTGCGCACGTCGCGCAACATCCGCGGCGGATGGTGGGTGACGGGGCTGATGGGCGGCCTCAACCACCAGGTGGAGCACCACCTGTTCCCGAACATGTCGCGGCTGCACCTGTCGAAGGCGCGCGGCATCGTGCGCGACTACTGCGCCGCGAACAGCATCCCCTACACCGAGACAAGCCTCGGACAGTCGTACGCGATCGTCATCGCCTACCTCAACCGGGTCGGTCTGGCGGCGCGCGACCCGTTCGACTGCCCGGCGGCCGCACAGCTCCGCCGCGCCTGA
- a CDS encoding coiled-coil domain-containing protein has translation MSDSSGTPRDDERSPDFFDQLIETAPRDTSSTSTSAFTIGFRGYDKGEVDAALASMRAQLQQAADEVAEAKAREAESVEALKAEEREAREALEAELAAANAKAADAEQQVATLTSELVDMPQADGEEAPSRQQFEAILRVAEEQANVLIQNAAVQADRLMTSAREEVAAQRAEAEADAERIISQAQRDADQVRLKMETEYTAHEARIEREAAHAAEKVSQASQEATAIRTEAEKGAAALRSLVTRETTQLRADAEREVREMNARVLEFEETLTRRQDDAQQEFLVLHNQAVAHAERITTDANEQVTASLEHAQRISAKADGYEKLMRSQAQAIEADAQVRARDILERARVKSQKIVDAVTGHTSTVLRDAEDRARQLRWQQQQLTSFMAEVRELIRPDGIFSDDNLPAEIALTEATIDEDDDENEDDVVEASVESFRGDEVLDDELDDDRPLEKITIDVIESDDSKR, from the coding sequence ATGAGCGATTCCTCGGGCACACCCCGCGACGACGAGCGGTCGCCGGACTTCTTCGATCAGCTGATCGAGACGGCTCCCCGCGACACGTCGTCCACGTCCACGTCGGCGTTCACCATCGGATTCCGCGGCTACGACAAGGGCGAGGTCGACGCCGCGCTCGCATCGATGCGCGCCCAGCTCCAGCAAGCCGCCGATGAGGTCGCCGAGGCGAAGGCCCGCGAGGCCGAATCGGTCGAAGCTCTCAAAGCCGAGGAGCGCGAGGCACGCGAGGCCCTGGAAGCCGAGCTCGCCGCCGCGAACGCCAAGGCCGCGGATGCCGAGCAGCAGGTGGCGACGCTCACCTCCGAGCTCGTCGACATGCCGCAGGCCGATGGGGAGGAAGCGCCCTCCCGCCAGCAGTTCGAGGCGATCCTGCGGGTGGCCGAGGAGCAGGCGAACGTCCTCATCCAGAACGCCGCCGTGCAGGCCGACCGCCTGATGACCTCGGCCCGCGAAGAGGTCGCCGCGCAGCGCGCCGAGGCCGAGGCGGATGCCGAGCGCATCATCTCCCAGGCTCAGCGCGACGCCGATCAGGTGCGGCTGAAGATGGAGACCGAGTACACGGCCCACGAGGCGCGCATCGAGCGCGAGGCCGCCCACGCCGCGGAGAAGGTCAGCCAGGCGTCCCAGGAGGCCACGGCGATCCGCACCGAGGCCGAGAAGGGCGCCGCCGCACTGCGCTCCCTCGTCACGCGTGAGACCACCCAGCTGCGGGCGGACGCCGAGCGCGAGGTGCGTGAGATGAACGCCCGCGTGCTGGAGTTCGAGGAGACCCTCACCCGTCGTCAGGACGACGCGCAGCAGGAGTTCCTCGTGCTGCACAATCAGGCGGTCGCACACGCCGAGCGCATCACGACCGACGCGAACGAGCAGGTCACCGCCTCACTGGAGCACGCCCAGCGCATCTCCGCGAAGGCCGACGGCTACGAGAAGCTCATGCGCTCGCAGGCACAGGCGATCGAGGCCGACGCGCAGGTCCGTGCCAGGGACATCCTCGAGCGCGCCCGCGTGAAGTCTCAGAAGATCGTCGACGCGGTGACCGGCCACACCTCCACCGTCCTCCGCGACGCCGAGGATCGTGCCCGTCAGCTGCGGTGGCAGCAGCAGCAGCTCACCAGCTTCATGGCCGAGGTGCGCGAGCTCATCCGCCCCGACGGCATCTTCAGCGACGACAACCTCCCCGCGGAGATCGCGCTGACGGAGGCCACGATCGACGAGGATGACGACGAGAACGAGGACGACGTCGTCGAGGCGTCCGTCGAGAGCTTCCGAGGCGACGAGGTCCTCGACGACGAGCTCGACGACGACCGTCCGCTGGAGAAGATCACGATCGACGTCATCGAGTCGGACGACTCGAAGCGCTGA
- a CDS encoding DUF7882 family protein has translation MGRLRYDGHSDPILVEDETLAHLKIVIATKLRRQESFMMTWQPPEGGIDRRASVWIHPAIPLQFGFDEAEPPAVDPQRIQEIMQALNATGDLQLDHLTGPR, from the coding sequence ATGGGAAGACTCCGGTACGACGGGCACTCGGATCCGATCCTCGTCGAGGACGAGACGCTCGCGCATCTGAAGATCGTCATCGCCACCAAGCTGCGTCGTCAGGAGAGCTTCATGATGACCTGGCAGCCTCCCGAGGGCGGCATCGACCGGCGAGCGAGCGTCTGGATCCATCCCGCGATCCCCCTGCAGTTCGGCTTCGACGAGGCGGAGCCGCCGGCCGTGGACCCGCAACGCATCCAGGAGATCATGCAGGCACTCAACGCCACCGGCGACCTTCAGCTGGACCATCTCACCGGCCCGCGCTGA
- a CDS encoding VCBS repeat domain-containing M23 family metallopeptidase codes for MKRTSRLRLGRIGIVAVLAIVLGSLTPALTTTGSASAASDGYMVYPASGNIQSKVGDGCLGNYRAHDGIDISRNGGTPILAAYDGVIKSRTSNGGYGNYVDVQHPGGYVTRYAHMAASGWYAPGTKVLRGQQIGVVGNTGNSAAYHLHFEVWLNGKVYSQINDGFTCLSNVTRGGTIPLFFPGLGASDSAGIDTADFTGNGKADLLVVAGNGDLRLRAGDGRSGLAGPTTLFGGGWGNSRRHITHSDFNGDGNADILVARSDGALEYYAGNGAGGFRAATTPGAGWYGMRHVTSGADFTGDGRQDVIGVSPAGTLVIFPGNGAGGFRTPNVTVGNGWEGFHYLVAGDFDGDGRGDLIGVAGDGVLRLYTGASGLRTWRQAGTGWQEFTEVTGGADYNGDGRADLVARTAAGQLYLYPGNGAGGFGTKILMASDAADYLAIE; via the coding sequence ATGAAGCGCACGTCCCGCTTGCGTCTTGGTCGCATCGGGATCGTCGCCGTGCTCGCGATCGTGCTGGGATCGCTGACGCCGGCCCTCACCACGACCGGTTCCGCGAGCGCGGCGTCCGACGGCTACATGGTCTACCCGGCTTCGGGCAACATCCAGTCCAAGGTCGGCGACGGCTGCCTCGGCAACTATCGTGCGCACGACGGCATCGACATCTCGCGGAACGGCGGGACGCCGATCCTGGCGGCGTATGACGGCGTGATCAAGAGCCGCACGTCGAACGGCGGCTACGGCAACTACGTCGATGTGCAGCACCCGGGCGGCTATGTCACCCGATACGCCCACATGGCGGCATCCGGCTGGTACGCACCGGGGACGAAGGTTCTGCGCGGGCAGCAGATCGGCGTCGTCGGGAACACCGGCAACTCCGCCGCGTACCACCTGCATTTCGAGGTGTGGCTGAACGGCAAGGTCTACTCCCAGATCAACGACGGATTCACCTGCCTGTCGAACGTCACGCGGGGAGGGACGATCCCGCTGTTCTTCCCCGGTCTCGGGGCGAGCGACTCGGCGGGCATCGACACCGCCGACTTCACCGGTAACGGTAAGGCCGATCTTCTCGTCGTCGCGGGCAACGGGGATCTCAGACTGCGAGCGGGGGACGGCCGCAGCGGCCTCGCCGGACCGACCACCCTGTTCGGAGGCGGGTGGGGGAACTCACGACGGCACATCACGCACTCGGACTTCAACGGAGACGGCAACGCGGACATCCTCGTGGCGCGCTCCGACGGCGCCCTGGAGTACTACGCCGGGAACGGCGCCGGCGGCTTCCGTGCAGCGACCACCCCGGGAGCCGGCTGGTACGGGATGCGTCACGTCACTTCCGGTGCGGACTTCACCGGGGACGGACGGCAGGACGTCATCGGAGTGTCCCCGGCCGGGACTCTCGTGATCTTCCCCGGCAACGGGGCCGGCGGCTTCCGCACTCCGAACGTCACCGTGGGCAACGGCTGGGAGGGTTTCCACTACCTCGTCGCCGGAGACTTCGACGGCGACGGACGGGGTGACCTCATCGGGGTCGCCGGTGATGGCGTGCTGAGGCTCTACACCGGCGCGTCCGGCCTGCGCACCTGGCGTCAGGCCGGGACCGGCTGGCAGGAGTTCACCGAGGTCACCGGCGGCGCGGACTACAACGGGGACGGTCGTGCGGACCTGGTCGCCCGCACGGCGGCAGGACAGCTCTACCTCTATCCCGGCAACGGCGCGGGAGGGTTCGGCACCAAGATCCTCATGGCCTCGGATGCGGCGGACTACCTCGCGATCGAATAG
- a CDS encoding phosphotransferase, with protein sequence MREEVLEGGNASGPVVRVGDTVRKAWTAATPHIVAYVRAMRDGGVDAPEPLGRDAQGRQIIEFIPGALAMDAAPLSAAELGRVGDMVRWIHDVSARYVPAADAIWEPPLSAPAQELICHNDLAPWNLMLGDRWVFIDWDGASPSTRSWDLAFSAQTFALPDPTSDPERSADDLAAFVDGYGADEELRAVLPDMMRRRTQAMLDLLRSSAEAGREPWGTMYSTGHGAHWAAVLDYVTAHRGVWQRALA encoded by the coding sequence ATGCGGGAGGAAGTCCTCGAGGGCGGCAACGCGAGCGGACCCGTCGTGCGGGTCGGGGACACCGTCCGCAAGGCGTGGACAGCCGCGACCCCGCACATCGTCGCCTACGTGCGGGCGATGCGGGACGGCGGAGTGGATGCGCCCGAGCCGCTCGGCAGAGACGCGCAGGGGCGGCAGATCATCGAGTTCATCCCCGGCGCGCTCGCGATGGATGCCGCACCGCTCTCCGCCGCCGAGCTCGGCCGCGTGGGCGACATGGTCCGCTGGATCCATGACGTCTCGGCGCGGTACGTCCCTGCTGCCGACGCGATCTGGGAACCACCCCTCTCGGCGCCCGCGCAGGAGCTCATCTGCCACAACGACCTGGCGCCGTGGAATCTGATGCTCGGCGACCGCTGGGTCTTCATCGACTGGGACGGCGCCTCCCCGAGCACCCGGTCGTGGGACCTCGCCTTCTCCGCGCAGACGTTCGCGCTTCCGGATCCGACCAGCGACCCGGAGCGCTCCGCCGACGACCTCGCAGCGTTCGTCGACGGATACGGCGCCGACGAGGAACTGCGCGCGGTGCTCCCGGACATGATGCGCCGGCGCACGCAGGCGATGCTCGACCTGCTGCGCTCGTCCGCGGAGGCGGGGCGCGAGCCGTGGGGGACCATGTACAGCACGGGTCACGGGGCGCACTGGGCGGCGGTGCTCGACTATGTCACCGCGCATCGGGGTGTGTGGCAGCGCGCCCTGGCGTGA
- a CDS encoding alpha/beta hydrolase, protein MSDDLGRAVIADLCRIPNPESIDRTAYVDLGGVPQFVSIRGRSTRNPVLVVCHGGPALPSLPSSWVWQRGVEDYFTVVNYDQRASGKSAGSVSEDMDLSVDRYVDDLAELIAWLQGELGVQKVGVLGHSWGTVLGLTLARRRPDLLWAYIGVGQVISGPENEEESFRHAMRSAVADRNEQAVSELQALGEYPGEEPLTVERIVTCRRWAQYYGGLSAYRSDFAYFTESQELSPYYTDADLGLIGVGQRATMPAVLPALFGFDARDQTAFEVPMLQFLGRHDWTTPTGPVARWLETVTAPATHVVWFENSAHLCMFEEPGKFLVSLVAHALPHAVAAGNARADGSTDSLVPA, encoded by the coding sequence ATGAGTGACGACCTCGGCCGCGCAGTGATCGCGGATCTGTGCCGGATCCCGAACCCGGAGTCGATCGACCGGACGGCGTACGTCGACCTCGGCGGTGTCCCCCAGTTCGTCTCGATCCGCGGGCGCAGCACACGGAACCCCGTACTCGTCGTCTGCCACGGCGGCCCGGCCCTGCCGTCGCTGCCCTCGTCGTGGGTCTGGCAACGCGGCGTGGAGGACTACTTCACGGTCGTCAACTACGACCAGCGTGCGAGTGGCAAGTCCGCAGGGTCCGTGTCTGAGGACATGGACCTCAGCGTCGACCGGTACGTCGACGATCTCGCGGAGCTGATCGCGTGGCTCCAGGGCGAGCTGGGCGTGCAGAAGGTCGGGGTGCTCGGGCACAGCTGGGGGACGGTCCTCGGGCTCACCCTCGCCCGGCGGCGTCCCGACCTGCTGTGGGCCTACATCGGCGTCGGCCAGGTCATCTCCGGTCCCGAGAACGAGGAAGAGAGCTTCCGCCACGCGATGCGGAGTGCCGTCGCGGATCGCAACGAGCAGGCGGTCTCCGAGTTGCAGGCGCTCGGGGAGTACCCCGGTGAGGAGCCGTTGACCGTCGAACGCATCGTGACCTGCCGGAGATGGGCGCAGTACTACGGCGGCCTCTCGGCGTATCGCTCCGACTTCGCGTACTTCACCGAGTCGCAGGAGCTGTCCCCGTATTACACGGACGCCGACCTGGGCCTCATCGGCGTCGGGCAGCGGGCGACCATGCCCGCGGTGCTGCCCGCCCTGTTCGGCTTCGACGCCCGCGACCAGACGGCGTTCGAGGTGCCGATGCTCCAGTTCCTCGGACGGCACGACTGGACGACCCCCACCGGACCGGTCGCCCGCTGGCTGGAGACCGTGACGGCGCCCGCGACGCACGTCGTGTGGTTCGAGAACTCCGCGCACCTGTGCATGTTCGAGGAGCCCGGGAAGTTCCTGGTGAGCCTCGTGGCCCATGCGCTGCCGCACGCGGTCGCGGCGGGGAACGCGAGGGCGGACGGCTCGACGGACTCACTTGTGCCGGCGTGA
- a CDS encoding helix-turn-helix domain-containing protein: MTNASVLVRAARKSSGLTQKDLAERTNVDQGRVSRVEGGREAEFSTVERFLRGAGYRLYSAPTRRDDAATIAAAIRGYLRAGDKHSALREFIQLSDNLNAEHGLVRGVLGLAEPEPTGDRVWDAALAALVDLRLREEGLPTPAWVDGPNRRVQVPRTLDVDPADPIPAPDDVPTEFLERGVLVWQDTLTSV, from the coding sequence GTGACCAACGCATCAGTGCTCGTGCGCGCTGCGCGGAAGAGCAGCGGGCTCACGCAGAAGGATCTCGCCGAGCGAACCAACGTCGATCAAGGCCGCGTATCTCGAGTGGAAGGTGGCCGCGAGGCTGAGTTCAGCACAGTCGAACGCTTCCTCCGTGGCGCCGGCTATCGCCTGTACTCCGCACCGACGCGACGGGACGACGCGGCGACCATCGCGGCGGCGATCCGCGGGTACCTGCGAGCGGGCGACAAGCACAGCGCGCTTCGCGAGTTCATCCAGCTGAGCGACAACCTCAACGCCGAGCACGGCCTCGTACGCGGGGTTCTCGGTCTCGCGGAACCCGAGCCGACCGGTGACCGCGTCTGGGATGCCGCCCTGGCAGCGCTCGTGGATCTTCGCCTCCGCGAGGAGGGGCTCCCCACCCCGGCGTGGGTCGACGGCCCGAACAGGAGGGTCCAGGTACCCCGAACCCTGGACGTCGATCCGGCGGATCCGATCCCGGCGCCCGACGACGTGCCCACGGAGTTCCTCGAGCGTGGTGTCCTTGTCTGGCAAGACACGCTGACGAGCGTCTGA
- a CDS encoding M23 family metallopeptidase produces MNDKTTQDAASADCGCAPTPTERRALFGDGISRRGALGLGALSVVALSAFGISSGVTAAHAASYPSWDDVQKAKQNEASKAAEVKRIEGLIQSLTQKVSETQAAAEVASTEFYNAQQAYFAAIAEADSLQEKADAQAAVADESARKAGQVAAQLYRNGGDDTSLELFFAGSAANADELLARLGSMDKLLEYNQTVYNDAVAARNSAQSLSDQAVVARDERDRLQKIAEEKMVAAQQAADAAQAALDEQSANLATMQAQLAALKDTTATTVAGYQKGVEEREKERKRREAAEAAANAGGNSGGGGTPGSGGWVRPHGGYRSSGYGPRSQQCNANGCSSSWHYGVDLANGCGAAIYAAHSGTVDAAFYNGGYGNYVRIQHRGGIATGYAHIKPGGFAVRNGQWVRAGQVIAYAGNTGGSFGCHLHFEVYINGRYTNPIDFMASKGISV; encoded by the coding sequence GTGAACGACAAGACCACGCAGGATGCGGCATCCGCGGACTGCGGGTGTGCGCCCACCCCGACGGAGCGCCGTGCCCTCTTCGGTGACGGCATCAGCCGCCGCGGCGCTCTCGGACTCGGCGCGCTCAGCGTCGTCGCCCTCAGCGCGTTCGGCATCTCGTCTGGCGTCACGGCCGCCCACGCCGCGTCGTACCCGAGCTGGGACGACGTGCAGAAGGCCAAGCAGAACGAGGCCTCCAAGGCTGCTGAGGTGAAGCGCATCGAGGGGCTGATCCAGTCGCTCACGCAGAAGGTCTCCGAGACGCAGGCCGCCGCCGAGGTCGCCTCGACCGAGTTCTACAACGCGCAGCAGGCCTACTTCGCCGCGATCGCGGAGGCCGACTCGCTGCAGGAGAAGGCGGACGCGCAGGCCGCCGTCGCCGACGAGTCCGCCCGCAAGGCCGGTCAGGTCGCCGCCCAGCTCTACCGCAACGGCGGCGACGACACCTCGCTGGAGCTGTTCTTCGCGGGCTCCGCAGCCAACGCCGACGAGCTCCTCGCCCGCCTCGGCTCGATGGACAAGCTCCTCGAGTACAACCAGACCGTCTACAACGACGCGGTCGCCGCGCGGAACTCCGCCCAGTCGCTCAGCGATCAGGCGGTCGTCGCCCGGGACGAGCGCGACCGGCTCCAGAAGATCGCCGAGGAGAAGATGGTCGCGGCGCAGCAGGCCGCCGACGCCGCCCAGGCCGCTCTCGACGAGCAGTCGGCGAACCTCGCCACGATGCAGGCGCAGCTCGCCGCGCTGAAGGACACCACCGCGACCACCGTCGCCGGCTACCAGAAGGGCGTCGAGGAGCGCGAGAAGGAGCGTAAGCGCCGCGAGGCCGCCGAAGCCGCCGCGAATGCCGGCGGCAACAGCGGCGGCGGCGGGACCCCGGGAAGCGGCGGCTGGGTGCGTCCGCATGGCGGTTACCGCAGCTCCGGCTACGGCCCGCGCTCCCAGCAGTGCAACGCCAACGGCTGCTCGTCGAGCTGGCACTACGGCGTCGACCTCGCGAACGGCTGCGGCGCGGCGATCTACGCGGCGCACTCGGGCACTGTCGATGCCGCGTTCTACAACGGCGGGTACGGCAACTACGTCCGGATCCAGCACCGCGGCGGCATCGCGACCGGCTACGCGCACATCAAGCCCGGCGGCTTCGCGGTCCGGAACGGCCAGTGGGTGCGCGCCGGCCAGGTCATCGCGTATGCGGGCAACACCGGCGGCTCCTTCGGCTGCCACCTGCACTTCGAGGTCTACATCAACGGCCGCTACACGAACCCCATCGACTTCATGGCGAGCAAGGGCATCTCCGTCTGA
- the ppa gene encoding inorganic diphosphatase — protein MGAHDAVIEIPRGSRVKYEVDHETGRVHLDRVLYTTFGYPADYGYFDNTLGEDGDPLDVLVLLDHQIYPGVVVEVRPVAVLKMSDEAGGDDKLVAVLSKDPRWAHIQDIDDVPEYTKKEIAHFFEHYKDLEPNKWVKVDEWGNAAEAQRILDEAIVRFGEQGH, from the coding sequence ATGGGCGCACACGACGCCGTCATCGAGATCCCGCGCGGCAGCCGCGTGAAGTACGAGGTCGACCACGAGACCGGGCGAGTGCACCTCGACCGCGTGCTCTACACGACCTTCGGCTACCCGGCCGACTACGGCTACTTCGACAACACGCTCGGCGAGGACGGCGACCCGCTCGACGTGCTGGTGCTCCTCGACCACCAGATCTACCCCGGCGTCGTCGTCGAGGTCCGCCCGGTCGCCGTACTGAAGATGAGCGACGAGGCCGGCGGAGACGACAAGCTCGTCGCCGTGCTCTCCAAGGACCCGCGCTGGGCCCACATCCAGGACATCGACGACGTGCCGGAGTACACGAAGAAGGAGATCGCGCACTTCTTCGAGCACTACAAGGACCTCGAGCCCAACAAGTGGGTCAAGGTCGACGAGTGGGGCAACGCCGCCGAGGCGCAGCGCATTCTCGACGAGGCCATCGTCCGCTTCGGCGAGCAGGGCCACTGA
- the tilS gene encoding tRNA lysidine(34) synthetase TilS, producing the protein MPSLDPAVAEIRLAVRTALADLPEGSTVVVAVSGGADSLALAAATAFEAAKVGVRATAVTVDHGLQQGSAEVAAETGRIAGRLGLEALVLRVEVDGDGGPEAAARDARYRVLRDAAGEIGARAVLLGHTLDDQAETVLLGLARGSGATSLQGMAPDREDDDGLRWLRPLLGVRRETTRAFCGAAELQPWEDPHNTDDRYTRVRVRRHVLPVLETQLGPGIAEALARTAEQLREDAEAFDEMIHETIEDIVEHAEAGISVSVAALAANPAALRNRIIRLVVDSEFGASLSRAQTIEVARLVTDWSGQGPIDLPGCAAVRQGGRIVFTAATR; encoded by the coding sequence ATGCCTTCCCTCGACCCCGCCGTCGCCGAGATCCGCCTCGCCGTGCGCACCGCGCTCGCCGACCTGCCCGAGGGCTCGACCGTCGTCGTCGCGGTGTCCGGCGGTGCCGACTCGCTCGCACTGGCGGCGGCCACCGCGTTCGAGGCCGCGAAAGTCGGGGTGCGTGCGACCGCGGTGACGGTCGACCACGGTCTGCAGCAGGGGTCCGCCGAGGTCGCCGCCGAGACGGGACGCATCGCCGGACGGCTCGGATTGGAGGCGCTCGTCCTCCGCGTCGAGGTCGACGGCGACGGGGGTCCGGAGGCGGCCGCGCGGGATGCGCGCTACCGCGTGCTCCGGGACGCGGCGGGCGAGATCGGCGCGCGGGCGGTCCTGCTCGGACACACCCTCGACGACCAGGCCGAGACGGTCCTGCTCGGACTCGCCCGCGGCTCCGGGGCGACGAGCCTGCAGGGCATGGCGCCGGACCGGGAGGACGACGACGGCCTCCGGTGGCTGCGTCCGCTGCTCGGCGTGCGCCGCGAGACCACCCGTGCGTTCTGCGGCGCGGCGGAGCTGCAGCCGTGGGAAGACCCGCACAACACCGACGACCGCTACACGCGGGTGCGGGTGCGTCGCCACGTGCTCCCGGTGCTGGAGACGCAGCTCGGCCCGGGTATCGCCGAGGCGTTGGCGCGCACCGCCGAGCAGCTCCGGGAGGACGCGGAGGCGTTCGACGAGATGATCCACGAGACGATCGAGGACATCGTCGAGCACGCCGAGGCCGGGATCTCCGTGAGCGTCGCCGCGCTCGCCGCCAACCCGGCCGCGCTGCGCAACCGCATCATCCGGCTCGTGGTCGACAGCGAGTTCGGGGCGAGCCTGAGCCGCGCGCAGACGATCGAGGTCGCCCGCCTCGTGACCGACTGGTCGGGTCAGGGCCCGATCGATCTGCCGGGGTGCGCCGCCGTGCGTCAGGGCGGCCGGATCGTGTTCACCGCCGCGACCCGCTGA